A single genomic interval of Aedes aegypti strain LVP_AGWG chromosome 1, AaegL5.0 Primary Assembly, whole genome shotgun sequence harbors:
- the LOC110674297 gene encoding uncharacterized protein LOC110674297, with amino-acid sequence MYKILSEAAKGISVKNLEALGKLAKVRPSSSSSTSKDHGLTDFSKKKACKEKVCRQRPPQPPLEKKPESYSETSKTWHTCPEPAKPKKFSCDDIQPQRVPRRSKLQVATKTPCMEPPPTLQAPDCFKVKTQLCPRTSMPGCGKARIPPRCEPKKVARDCIRAKPPFPSFSECFKFPFLPPPRSECTCLTEKKICQ; translated from the coding sequence ATGTATAAAATTCTAAGTGAAGCTGCCAAGGGAATTTCTGTGAAAAATTTAGAAGCGCTCGGGAAGCTCGCAAAAGTGCGTCCCTCGTCGTCGTCATCCACAAGCAAGGATCACGGCCTAACCGATTTTAGCAAGAAGAAAGCTTGTAAAGAAAAAGTTTGCCGGCAACGGCCTCCCCAGCCACCCCTGGAAAAGAAGCCTGAATCTTACAGTGAAACATCCAAAACGTGGCACACCTGTCCGGAACCTgcaaaaccgaagaaattctccTGCGATGACATCCAACCACAGCGGGTCCCACGGAGATCGAAGCTTCAAGTCGCGACCAAAACTCCTTGCATGGAACCCCCACCTACCTTGCAAGCTCCCGATTGCTTCAAAGTGAAAACCCAGCTCTGCCCGCGAACTTCGATGCCCGGCTGCGGGAAAGCTAGAATTCCTCCCCGTTGCGAACCGAAAAAGGTGGCCCGAGATTGCATCAGAGCGAAGCCACCGTTTCCTTCGTTTTCGGAATGCTTCAAATTTCCGTTTCTGCCTCCACCCCGGTCAGAATGTACCTGCCTGACGGAGAAGAAAATTTGTCAGTGA
- the LOC110679265 gene encoding isochorismatase domain-containing protein 1-like, with amino-acid sequence MARQITKLGYLDAKKTLFMLCDLQDKFRPGMKMFDPVIKNTSKLLQAGKALDVPLIVTEHYPEKLGHIVKDLDIKHAKGIYAKTLFSMMTPEVHNKIKELFPNNLETVVLFGLESHICVEQTAMDLLDNGYAVHVVADCSLSRTLEDRKLALERLKQYGCFVSTSENVIFKLMRDKQHPAFDSVKGLVREPSVDTELSKL; translated from the exons ATGGCTCGTCAAATCACTAAGCTTGGTTATTTGGACGCCAAGAAAACCCTGTTTATGTTATGCGATCTGCAGGATAAATTCCGACCCGGCATGAAGATGTTCGACCCTGTGATTAAGAACACCAGCAAGTTG CTTCAGGCTGGAAAAGCATTGGACGTCCCATTGATTGTAACTGAACATTATCCGGAGAAGCTGGGTCATATCGTTAAGGACTTGGACATCAAACATGCTAAAGGAATTTACGCAAAGACTCTATTCAGCATGATGACTCCAGAAGTTCATAATAAGATCAAGGAACTATTCCCAAACAATCTGGAAACCGTTGTTCTCTTCGGACTGGAATCGCACATTTGTGTGGAACAAACGGCTATGGATTTGCTGGATAATGGATATGCCGTCCATGTGGTGGCCGATTGTTCCTTGTCACGCACACTGGAGGACCGCAAATTGGCGCTGGAACGTCTGAAGCAATATGGATGTTTCGTGTCTACTagtgaaaatgttattttcaaactaaTGAGAGACAAGCAGCACCCAGCCTTTGACAGTGTTAAGGGTTTAGTACGTGAGCCATCAGTAGATACCGAACTATCGAAATTGTGA